A single region of the Amphiura filiformis chromosome 7, Afil_fr2py, whole genome shotgun sequence genome encodes:
- the LOC140156705 gene encoding translocation protein SEC62-like: protein MADRSVRRRKKKEEDDEKPNEEETAVGKHVRFNLATKTSKIGGHKVEYFTGSKAVDFLLDSKWASGEKGTKIIFTDRNSVARYLNELLYKGMFYRALKVVKKNKKEKEEEKKEKKPEKKEKKEKTKEKEKKDEKGSSKDNEKEESGKKTKEGKRKVRLEPTDDQFFADGNDAYVWVFDPIKPMYYVYGALLVIGAIAVCLFPLWPHWMRIGTYYTSLGGAGLVGSVLVLAVFRLIIFCMAWTTTVGKIHFWLFPNLLADVGILESFQPVYICDYMSGDKKDEKDDNEENEDKDEGKEDDSENSKNDTPEELKAQNIEVKDLKQTDDTISKDASQGTVNITEEQEEAEEENEGSSKSGSSAENGQEGFEFIEQEEISEASQEQEPEDSS, encoded by the exons ATGGCGGATCGCAGTGTCAGACGGCGTAAAAAGAAAGAG GAGGATGATGAGAAACCCAATGAAGAAGAGACGGCTGTGGGAAAACATGTACGGTTTAACCTGGCCACTAAAACCAGCAAGATAGGAGGACACAAGGTGGAATATTTCACAG GTTCCAAAGCTGTAGATTTCTTGCTGGATTCCAAGTGGGCATCTGGAGAAAAGGGTACCAAGATTATATTCACGGACAGAAACTCAGTTGCCCGTTACCTAAACGA GTTGCTGTACAAAGGGATGTTTTATCGTGCCCTAAAGGTGgtcaagaaaaacaagaaagaaaaagaggaagaaaaaaaggagaaGAAACCAGAAAAGAAGGAGAAAAAGGAGAAAaccaaagagaaagaaaagaaggatGAAAAGGGCAGTAGTAAG GACAACGAAAAGGAAGAATCTGGCAAAAAGACCAAAGAAGGAAAGAGGAAGGTACGACTGGAACCAACTGATGATCAGTTTTTTGCTGATGGCAATGAC GCCTATGTGTGGGTATTTGATCCCATCAAACCCATGTACTATGTATATGGAGCATTATTAG TTATTGGAGCAATTGCAGTGTGTTTGTTTCCATTGTGGCCTCACTGGATGAGGATAGGCACCTACTACACAAGTTTGGGTGGAGCAGGACTAGTAGGCAGTGTACTTGTTCTAGCTGTGT TTCGGCttatcattttctgcatggcATGGACCACAACTGTCGGAAAAATTCACTTCTGGTTGTTTCCGAATCTTCTAGCAGACGTAGGAATTTTAGAGTCATTTCAACCAGTTTATATTTGTGATTACATGTCCGGCGACAAGAAAGATGAAAAAGATGATAACGAAGAAAATGAGGACAAGGACGAAGGCAAAGAAGACGACAGTGAAAACAGTAAAAATGACACTCCAGAAGAATTAAAAGCACAAAATATTGAGGTAAAAGATTTAAAACAAACTGACGACACAATATCAAAAGATGCGAGTCAGGGAACAGTAAATATAACAGAAGAGCAGGAGGAGGCCGAGGAGGAGAATGAAGGGTCTAGTAAATCTGGTAGTTCTGCTGAAAACGGCCAAGAAGGGTTTGAATTCATTGAACAGGAGGAGATATCGGAAGCATCACAGGAGCAAGAACCAGAAGATTCATCTTAA
- the LOC140156468 gene encoding integrase/recombinase xerD homolog produces MAQAPVIKQDGMVERNQATFASPVAEAAIGGETVPLPNNQTSKMAAPRGRDNYCSTSSQNNTEMQSYPIRSSTVDEYDRIVAQVTAASRAESTVYKYSRALVGWKDWCTINQVSQIPATAEDISRYMLYMYQCKAPYSRIESFFYALKWQYDCRPNIDNNPCDKNFLHIVLQGLKRLLYKPVVKKEVVTPEILRAIIDNNGASNDLIKVRLCAMVLLAYAAFLRHDELINIRRCDLEIFVSHINIFIMKSKMDIYRQGAWVIVGATNSPTCPVAALNKYLRIAGLNSESDDNYLFRPLNFSKSTGVHVLREGQLSYTRCLELFREALDEVGVDSKKFGLHSLRSGGASAAANFGVPDRLFKKHGRWKSETAKDGYVKDSTKDRLAVSLNLGL; encoded by the exons ATGGCACAAGCTCCGGTAATCAAGCAGGATGGCATGGTGGAGCGAAACCAAGCGACATTTGCTTCGCCTGTGGCAGAGGCGGCCATTGGAGGAGAAACTGTCCCTTTACCCAACAACCAAACGTcaaagatggcggcgcccaggggCAGAGATAATTATTGTTCTACTTCTAGTCAAAACAATACAGAAATGCAGTCATACCCTATCAG atCGTCAACAGTAGACGAGTATGACAGGATTGTTGCACAAGTGACTGCGGCATCTAGGGCAGAGAGTACCGTATACAAATACAGCAGAGCGCTAGTAGGTTGGAAGGACTGGTGTACTATAAATCAGGTATCTCAAATTCCTGCAACAGCGGAGGACATTAGCCgatatatgttatatatgtatcaATGCAAAGCTCCATATTCCAGAATCGAGTCATTCTTCTACGCACTGAAATGGCAATATGACTGTAGACCTAATATTGATAATAACCCTTGTGATAAAAATTTTTTACATATAGTATTACAAGGTCTCAAGAGGTTGCTATACAAACCAGTGGTTAAGAAAGAGGTAGTCACACCAGAAATATTAAGAGCTATAATAGATAACAATGGTGCATCAAACGACCTAATTAAGGTCCGCTTATGCGCCATGGTTTTGTTGGCCTATGCTGCGTTTCTCAGGCATGATGAGTTGATTAATATCAGAAGATGTGATCTTGAAATATTTGTGTCTCACATCAATATTTTCATTATGAAAAGCAAGATGGATATATATCGGCAAGGAGCTTGGGTGATTGTGGGTGCTACAAACTCACCGACTTGTCCAGTTGCAGCCCTTAATAAGTATCTCCGGATTGCAGGGCTGAACAGTGAGAGTGATGATAATTACCTTTTCAGGCCTCTTAATTTCAGTAAATCTACTGGTGTACATGTCCTCAGAGAGGGTCAACTGTCTTATACTAGATGCTTAGAGCTGTTTAGAGAGGCACTTGATGAAGTAGGGGTGGATTCCAAAAAATTTGGTCTCCATAGCCTACGTAGCGGAGGCGCATCAGCAGCCGCGAACTTTGGTGTTCCAGATAGATTGTTTAAGAAACATGGGAGATGGAAGTCGGAGACCGCAAAAGATGGGTATGTCAAAGATAGCACTAAAGATAGGCTTGCTGTCTCCCTAAATTTAGGTCTGTAA